TCctgctcgctggtggaggagactaCTGCATTTATATGCTCTTCCCCATAATAGCTTGTTTCCTGGCAGCAGATTGCGTTTACACTTGAAGATCTGCTGTCAGGAAATTATTTTTGTGTTTGCACAAACTATTGGATTACCCGATTAACAAAcgtttcgctcattcatcgggtaattggcagTACATTTACACCACCAGATCACTAGGAAGCTGCTTATGGATGAGGTATGGGATTCTTGGCCAGGGTATCTGCACCCTTCTGAATTGACCGAGTACAAGCTGTCCTTCAAAAGCATTGTAACGGACTTGCTACAACCTTGTGGTCTATAGTTTTACAAGTTACAGATGTGTTAGATTAGCTGGCCATTAGAATGAATAGTCGAGATACTCCCATGGTATTCCGAAATGGCATGTCATTCTCCGTTCACTAGCCAGCAAGTGCCGGACAGAAGTACTATAATGAATGCAAAGATTTGGTGTTCAACAGGAGGAATACTTTAAAAGGCATCATATAGGCCTGAAGCAGGatttaaaagcaaaataaaacCAAAACCAAACCAATTTGCACAAATCAGCAACTTTAATTCCAGTCTCTTCAAAACTGCAGTTCAATGGTGTAAAAAGTTATAGTTTACACTGAAGGAAGGAAAGCAGCTCTTATATCCACTCTTCATGTTGAATCATTGTTTACACAGAATCAGTTTTTTTCACAAGTACACACTTTAATAGTTTGAAGTAGAACATCTGAAACACTAAAGAGGAGATCAAAACTGGTGTTAAGAAAACTGgtttatttgcccatagcaaccaatcagattccacctcattttccaaagcagcacagaaaaatgaaaggtggaatcggattggttgctgtgggcaactaagccagttttcctttacaccagtttcgatCCATTTCCCCTAAATCAGATTAGAACTACAGTCAAGATTTACTGTATGCATCTCTTCCCCATCTTTCCAACATGAAAGTGCAGCACTTTCaccactggcaaaaaaaaaaaatccctttatagAATCCCCACAAACTTTTTTATTTGGCTTTGGTGTAATGCAGTTATAAAGATGCAGAATAAGCCAAAAACTTGTCTGATTACATCAGAGCTGGAAAATCTTCATCCGCATTGAAGACAAATTCATGCGCCTAAACAGAAGTAAATAGaggaaaatacataaataaggcatagtacaaaaaaaaaaaaaaaagataaaactcTGCAGCATAAATAGACTGTGCCAATTTAAAAATCCACACAGATAAGAGTTAAGACACAAATCAACGCTCCAACCTGCAATTGTGGCAGAATAGCTGTCCCATTTGTACGGGCAAACCCTTAAGGGGTTGTTACACAAAAATATTCTctttcaaaccagcaactggaagcgaataattttgtaattgcatataattttaAAAATTAGCTGCTGGGTTTTTCTATGAAATCTGTATGGCACCACCTGCTATTTGCCCATTCTAATTTCTCTCCTGCTGAGATGGAACCACATGCTCAGTtcaatccttcaactgccacccgctgcagcagaaaggacaccctccAGGTAAATGACACTCCCTTAACTGACAGCTTAAAATAAATGTAGAAGCACAATTGGAGAAATGAATCTGGAAATGTCTGGctacagggctgattctagctaTATTAAAAAAGTTGTCATGTACAATtcaagatatcctcatgtccggactaagaagaatcctaagctggccttattaaaagtcactgaggctctatttgtccaaacagatttttataacctgccaatcacttacttaaggtgcccaaggggaggtccgttaatacagggtgcacGTCCGCtcccctcgccgtccggtgcccagcgccgccttctacaatcctcccgtccctttgccagatcccgcgcctgcgcactaggctcggccttatgcgcccgtgcggactcctggcagcggcttcattgagcgaagtgcgcatgcgccggcgtgaTGCGCGCTCAACCCTAATATGACCTGCAGATTGGCCGAGCCTAGTGCACAGGATCTGGcaaagggacgggaggattgcaggggcggcgctgagctgtagaaggcggcgatgaagacagaaggcggcgctgggcactggacggcgaggggtgcggacgggcaccctgtattaacggacctccccttgggcaccttaagtaagctattggcaggttataaaaaccaggTTTTTTGGaaaaatagagcctcagtgacttttaataaggccagcttaggattcttcttcttagtccggacatgaggatGTCTTTAGGTTAAAGaggtaaaatctgatgacagaatccctttaagccattACTATACCTTAGTTTTTGCTGACCATTAACTGCTAAGAAAAAAAGTTTACCTTGATTTAGTTTTCAAACTTGCATAATTTAGTGACAAAAACATGCATTAAAGGAGTTtcctgggattttgatactgatgacctatcctcaggataggttatccgtATCTAaaaggtgggggtccaacaccccacaacaatcagctgtttgaaaatgaACCAGTGCTCCCGAGAGCACTGTGGCCTTCTGTGGTCACCAAGCACATCACTTGGTATTGCGATCGGcaccattcgcttcaatggggctgagcaagataccaagcacagctgctataaaatgtatggcgctgtgcttggtaagcacctAGGCggctgcggcactcacaggagcgctggtgccttctcaaacctaATAGTCAGGGGTACcccctgatcagatactgatgactggaTAGATCATCTGTATCTAAATCTCTTGAACAAATGAAACTGGTAAAGAAAAACTTATACACATACATGACAGACTTCATGTGGAAATGCCTCTTCTCTTCTAACACGTCCACGTCCTCCACCTCTTCCCCCACGTCCTGGACGAGGAAGGCTCCCAAAGTTAATATCCAGCTGAGACGTGATATCATTGACAGGTTTGCGGATGCCAGAATTGTAGTCCTCTTCATTCTCCTTAGAATACTATAGacattaaaataaatgtaaaatcgCCATCACTTGAAACTACCCTGTAACAGTCGATTAAAACATTGAGCACATTAAGTCAGCCAAATCAATACGTTTGACAAAAATCTATATGCAACGTGGTGGACTGGTCTGCAGTGACTTTCTGCTGTATGTGGGCGTTTCCGTTTCaagcacaaaatactgcaatACTAAAAGAATGtcttctataatatataatgtcaaCTAATTAAGTATATCAGTAGACTGGCCAAAGCCAAAAGCCCTAATTTGAAGTTAATGCTGCCCATACAAAAGAACAGTTGACCAGAATGCCCGATTTTGGGCAACCGTCTTGAAAAACTAGTGCAAACGGCCAGACTCTACTGCCAAAAATGTAATTAGCCAAGCTGGAAAATTTCTTCCGCCGTTGGCCTGAAATGCAGATTTTTGGCATGATCGGCTGATCATTTGTCATCGTGCTCAAGGACCAGGACCTTTTTAAAGATTTGACTCCCTGGTCAGCCAGTTTAGTCTAGCAATGCAGCCGATCATGGTCTCAAATGTGTGGCAAGTTTAACAGTGGCAGTATGTAGTTCATAACCCTGGATAGCTACATGCTGTATATGGTAACGCACAACACTGCAGGAACTTACGTCTGTAAATTTTGACTTATGGATAACAACAGCTTTGGAAAGCACTGAAGAATCTGGTTTACGGAGGTTGAATTCAATCTTTGGTCTGCTTTGGTCCTGCATACACTTCCattcatccagtgacatctctttAGCGCTGTCTTCAATATTCTCATCTGGCATTCTAGATGGAGGGATAAAATAACTTcccagtgagtgctgcagcccCTCTATTCTACAAATTAGTGAGGGTTTCAGGGTCAGACCACCAAACAATCACACGCTAGGATTGTCAATCTTAGGGACTTACTTGACCTCTTGCTCTTCCCCTGTTGTGTCAACTGGCTCCATGGCTTCTGAATTTTCCATAGGTGCTGGCTCTGCTTCACTGGAAAAGCAAGGTGTATGTCAGAAGAAGCCTCTGATTGTGATTAACAGCATTGCCAGCATCAAAACTGAGGAACCAATGCTCTTCCTAGGCTGCTGTGGTAGACATCTACCAACATCTCCATAAGCAGTATTGTGGAAAGATGGTGTTAAATTATCTAAAAGCAGTAGAAACCCATTAACTGGACGGCTGCCATCTAAACCACCATTAGTATTCAGACATGCAATTTTTTTGAACCAAGCTCAGGAGTGGAGAAGACATGTCTGAATCAAAACCTCATTGTTTAAAGGGAAcgggtcaccaggattttgtgtatagagctgaggacatgggctgctacatGGCCActggcacatccgcaatatccagtccccatagctctgtgtgcttttattgtgtaaaacagattTGATCCATATGGAAATggacctgagatgtgtcctgtacgtgagactagtcagggacaggactcatctcaggttaattcgcAGTTTAAtatatcaaatcgtgttttttttaacaataaaagcacacagagctatggggactgggtattgcggatgtgctagcagccatctagcagcccatgtcctcagctctatacccaaattcctggtgacaggttccttttaaagctGTGGAGAAAAAGGATGGTAAGGAAATTGATAACCATTTCTTCATGTTATTCAAGTGAATATAGGCTGAAAATGGCTAGACTTGCTATATGGGCTACAATAGTAGACAACTAggttacactttttttttgttttttgcaaacaAAACACAGCAAACAAAGATTCCAACCCTGaagagggggaaaccgactgcaaatggcagcaatgGACTTTCTGGAAACCATATGAATCAATGGATTAAAGCCAGCCTGGTGGGATATTGAGTTTCTCATAGGACATAGAGGCATTTATTAATATCTTTACACCACAAAAgtggggtaaaaaataaataaaaattatgtgcTCTATATTTTGAGACTTTAGAAAAGTGGTGAACCTTCAAAAGTGGTGGGGAAAGGGACGGGGCCTGTCAGATTTACTACAACTTCCACCAGAAACTGTCTGAAGTATACAACAGTTTGGCCTGCCAGAGATGCAACCAAGTTATTAAAGTAGCATtgggttggtcacatgacacagctaaggatcagaagggaggttataactcaaatACATTAACTGGTAAGAGTTACCTTCACTATAGTTTACATCATAGACAGGTCAGAATTAAAATGTATGTGGGAGTACTTCTTTAAAGAGGCATCTGTATATTAATAAATTAAGTACATCCCATTACAATGCAGAAGGATCAATGGCGGCATATGCGAATGCCAGTTTTGCTATATGTTCCTCATTGTGTGAATTTCAATAATTCCATACATTTACATGAGGGTGGATGCGATTTTCTTGTAAGCAGTCACAATTTTTCTGAAAGTGTCTGCTGTGAACAGATCCTGAAGTGGCTCATGccacacattcacagctcttatggtgaAGTAACCTTGTCATCTAAAGATTTCGCTCTCCAAATGGAGGAAGTGCCACCTTGCCTTTGAGATTTTTACTTGGcacagcttttcaccatattttataTGAGTATATATAGAACAAATAAATTTAACCCTTCTCTCATGATTGCACATACAGAGGCCAACCCTCATTGCATGTTAGCAGGCCATCAGATCTCCCATAcactaaaggggttatctgggttcagagcttaacacggacatacccttattttcacccaggcagcctccctgaggctagcatcggcgCATCTCCTGCTCCGATGCGtggctcccttgccctgcgcttcctcccagcagtgtgttcagtgacgtcactgactgatgggcgggctttagcactgccctagccagtttactggctagggcagcgctaaatcccacccatcaggtCCGGTGAcctcaccggatctccaaaaaaaatgtccttgccctgtgcaatttagcgcagggcaaaggagagcatcggagcatgaactgctccgatgctcaagtcaggggggctatcagggtgaaaatggaggtatgtccgggttcagctctgaacccggacaacccctttaagctgaggGCAAATAATCACTGGCAGATTAGACCTCCGAGAGCATCATGATTTAGTGGCTATGTTTCCCCAGATAGGTAAAGTTTTAAACCCATGACAGAAAAAGCCCAAAATACAGATGGCTGGAGTACAATAGCAAGTCAGAACATCCAGGGTTACAACATGAAATCACACAAAAAACTAATTTCTGTAATTGTCCTATTTGGCTATATTATTCTGTACCTGAAAGCATCTTTAAATGAGCCCCAGTTGTGAGGTCCACCACCACCCCTCTTGTCTTCCGCTTTTATTCTACTATAGACAGAGAACACTTGTTTTACACCAAATAAATTACATAGGTGGAACGTTTACAGATGCTACTGCATGCAAAATGTGCGCTCATGTGTAACCAACATGGTTTTAAACTTTATGTTTATAGAAAGCAATTTAACTTTTTTCAAGTTTTTATTTTGGCTAGTACTATACCATTGACCATTAAAGGGggttcaacagtttttttttttttaaactgaagatctatcctctggatagatcagcatatgatcggtgggggtcagacacctgggacccctgccgatcagttgtttgataaggcagcggcgctggcagtaaagtgttcaagtgaacagagcttggccccgcccaggccaccgatactagttgtgacgtcactgggcccgcATTGACCTGCGAGAATGCTGCGGCACTACCACCAGCACCGCTGcattctaaaacagctgatcggcgggggtcctggtgtcggactcccaccgatcagatgctgatcatctatccagaggataggttagtttaaaaaaaattgcagaacccctttaaatacaatacattggCTTCATGTAGCAGTCGGCACAAGTGATAAGAACTCCTACATGGATAGGAAACCAAATAACCTCTCACAGCAGTAGTAAACTGGTATCTGCTAGACTACTActaggtgtagaattgggatgacCGTACAGATGACTGCACTATTGTTCTCTTTAGAAAACTTGATAACGAtgccacagaagagcattgcatggATTAGTGTAATGTTAGAGTCACTATGGGAAGCTCTGGACATTGGTCTGACAGTTTAGAGTGTTTAGCTTCCTTTTTAGGACTTTAGAATGGCAAAGACGCAGGACAGCTATAGAACACAAGAAGCAATTTAAATTATATCCAAATGATTATATGTGGAGTACTTTGCCCACTGTGGACAGAGGCATAGtgatatgcagtgcgcatgcgctggtcaAGTAACCGGCACGTGCGCACTGCATATCACTAGGCCTCTGACCACAGTGGGCCCGGCAGTAATGCATGCAGGCACTAGATTAAAGTGAGGCCACAAGGATACAGGGCTGGCCAGGCAACAGAGGGAAGGAGTCAGGAGCAAGTAAGGCAGGAAGCACTGGGTACTTGCAGCACACTCgcaacagctaaggctactttcacactggcgttttgaattcagtttgtgagatccatttcagggatgTTCAAAATGGataagttcagccccaatgcattctgaatggataaggatccattcagaatgcatcaatttggctctgttccgccttcatcccgctctggatgcggacagcaaaacgctgcttacagcgctttggtgtctgcctggcaaTGCCGAGCCaagcggatctgtcctgacttacattgtaagtcaatggggatggatcagttttcactgacaatatggtgcagtttAAAACAgattgtcccccattgacttttaatgcaaGTCAAGGCAGATCCATTTTgacagaataatgcaaacggatctgttctgaacagatacaagcgtttgcattataggtgtggatctGTCTGCAGATACCAGACGTATCCGCACCCAACACAGGTGTAGCCTAAATTGCATATGTTTGTTTAATGCTTTGTTTTTGGTGCGTTGGAGTCTCTGAAAAACTGAACCAAAGTACCAGAGCTCAATGTATTTGCATCCCACAGAGTTATATCAGCTTAAAATATGTTacgtaggtgacagactccctttaatgtgttATTCTAATCTTGGCGTTTATAACATATCCACAGTAGATGCTAAAAACTTTGTCGTGACCTGCACTTCAGGACAGGGGCTAGTCTCACTATGGTGCACCATGCCATACATTTAGGGAATAGCAAGCGAGGTGGCTCAGAAACAACCTCTATACTATTCGCTCTCATCCAAGGACTTGCTGGATTCCAAGCACACGCGATAGGACACGCCAAATAGGCGAGCTGGACAAAAACTGTTTCACATGACACCCTGCAATGGCTGAGGTCTGTCCTAGCACCAACCTAATGTTTAATCACCAGGATGCCATGGTCCATagcgaccacagcatctaaggagtttagagatatataatttttttcattttcatgccCCAATTGGTACACTGTATTTTTCGGACTAtatgatgcacctaggttttggaCAACAGAAGAGGAAAAAATATTTACTACCAACTAAAACATCCCTGCTGGGTCTAAGGAAAAATTAGAGGTTACTGTCACTTCGGCTACATTCACACCGCTGTTGGTCGTTCTGATTGAAATGGTTTCCCTTATCGTCCCTTTACATGGGATATTACAGCAGATTGTCTGGAAGGATCACTTCCTTCCGACTATCTGCTGCgttctcctccagagtatgagaaggagtgatcactaatgaaATACCGATTTGTTgtttactggcagcagatcatgtttaCATAGCACAATCTGCCACCGGGAAAAAAGGATTTTTGGGTTTGCACAAACGATCCAATTAACCaatgaaagaatgttttgctcGATCATCATTggcacatttacactgccagatagtCACTAATGAGCGTTACTATGAACtttcgttagcgatgatctgagaTTCTTGGTCCTTTATAACTGATATGCACTGTATATCCATAATGGACCTGAAGGTAAAAATAGAACTAGCCCCTTGTGTCAGATTTGTATTTTCTATGCAAGTGTGACGCAGACTGCACAGGCCAGTGAGCAGGGGAACAATACAGCAGCTGAAATACTCTGCTATCCTTCCTCAACTACCCGATGTGTCTTTCAGTGTGCTGTGGTAATAAAACGTCTGTAACACCAGTCTGCCACTTATTAACCAGAACAAGGCTGTTCATTAGATAAAATTTACAAAACAGCATTTTGTCAGGCTCTTTTTGTTTTGGGTCTCTTTTTTTTGGCCAGAAAAAGTGGTTTACACAAGTAATCTTTCATTTTCATGTTTAGTCCCCCCCGTCCAGGGAACATACTTACGTTTTGTCACTGCCGCTGTGCCTATCAAAGTCTCTCTTCCctctctgattttcattttccACACTTCGTGAAAagcctcctcttcctctaccaCGTGTTCCTCCTCTCTGGTTTGAAACCCAGCTTCTCACCTGTTTCTCCTTCTCAAAGCTTGAAATAAACATACAAGTTAGATTCCAACCTATAGAAACCATAAAGGCAAAGTCTTTTCTCCCATAAGAACAGTTTTCTACTTGTATATTACGGGCATTAAACTTAGGGAAAAATCTTTCTCCACCTCTCCCCCAAATAACCAGTCTCCATCTTCCGTGACAGATGGAATGTCACCTCAGAGATACCAAGGGCTGCACATAgtgccggctccaggttcatgtgggcccttgggcaataaGGTCTCAGTGGGCctccttgtggcattttgcacggtGCTTACAGtaatgaaactgcatgtattataaattaaataccttacacagagTGGATATAATGTGCatcagtccttatgtgcctacttttattttctacccagtgtttcagtccctcaggtctactcagatatgtgccccctcacagtagatatgccaagatatgtgccccccctcacagGAAGTGAAACAAATACTCCGCACCTCAatcacctggctcctcccatgatgTGCGCTCCCCAACATCAGGGTACTGTGACATTGCACTGCTGTGTAGGAGTAGCAGAGGCCAATTCCCAGCCTGCCCCACTCCTCCTCCTACCCAGATCAGCAGGACGATGTGTGAGGACATCATACTGCCGCAGTCGAGCGCTGGCAGCTCAATGGTGGAGTGAAGTTGAATAGTTCCCTGCTTCAGTGGCGTGCCTACAGTGTCTGGCACCCGGGGTGGGTCTTCGCTCTCTGGcacccccaatactttaaaaaattgCACCTCCTAacagtattgccctcattgtacaaccttcacagtagttttgtacagatgtgtgccccatcacagtaatccccacactgtgcccccttcacagtaattaagtttttttttattttttatatatatacaaagttatGCTCTCCGCTCTTCAGGTTTTGTGGTGGGGCCAGCCAGAAGAAACTGTACAAATAGCATCAATTTTCACAGTACAAAATATTTAGAAATATCTTTAAACCTTTTGTAACAGTTAGGAAAAAATTTTGAtatgatggggaaaaaaaatgtatcatCTAAAATGGCACAGAAGGGCTGTATCTTGGGCAAAATAGTGTCAAATACACGTAGGTTGGCTCACAAATTActggcagttttttgcagttagaCAGGCTAACAGACTTGTCTGAGAAGACTCGCACATACTTTTCAATGCTGTACTCCAAGGGCTTTTCTATGACATTTGGACGGAACTCTCTGAAAGCGGTCCGGCGTTCTGATCTTTCTACTTCCGTCCCTCTTTTCTCATTCTGCGTCACTTTTGGCACAGGCTGTTTTGGAGTTGGTTTCAGgtctaaaaataaaacaaaaggtTTTTGTATGTTACCATTTGGACTCCTTCAAAAGGAATAGATTTGCATGAAGCAAGCTGCAGCACTCCATGTCCTAGTTTAGTCACTCAGCAGGGCGACATTTAGACAGCACAGTCTTACTAGTGCTTGAGACACCATGCAGTCGGAACTTTACCCTACTGTGTAAATAAACACCCTCCGTTTTCACTAGGACATGGAGTGCAGCAGTTTTCTTCATTTCTAAATGTCCCGGGGCTTACAAGTTGCAGCCCGACTGCCAAAAATAGATCCACCAAGATGGACTCCTGGAGTGCTGCTAATCTGTTGTCTTCCCAATGCATTCACTCCATGGCAGCACAGGGCATAAATGAATGATCTATGGGCAATAACCAGCGTTACTGGATATACAGAGTGAAGCAAGCTGTACTTTGCATGACACCAGGGGCCTATGGAAACAAACTAGCTTTGTCACCCTGATCCATTCTCATCTTGATTACTGAAAGGATTAATTGACTTTCCCCtcaccagcccctcccctctaatctgccaggctcatctatctaacTACTTCTCCAATGCCTCcatcctgtgccagtcattgcactggttgtccATACAGTATAGAATACAAATTTGCACTACTAATTACTACCCACAAGGCTGTACCTACCAACAGCGTTAcccctcatttctgtctaccatcctTCCCGTGCTCTCGGTTCAGCTAATGACTTACAACAGCCATCATCAAGCGGAACCACTCACCGCCGTCTCCACGATTTCCCtcaagctgcaccagttctctagaATGCGCTACACCACTAATTCTCTGGAATTAGCTTCTTTACCACTTCCTCCCATCTTTAATGAGCTCTTACATTAGCGTTTACTGGAAAACACTTTTTCCCTTCACCCAtaacagcaccatagagagatggATCCttaagcagggatgtcaaacttatggccctccagctgttgcaaaaccacaactcccatcatgcctgggcatactacagctatcaggtaatgatgggagttgtagttttgcaacatctggagggccatgagtttgaaaTCCATGCCTTAAAGCAATTTAAAAAAGGGGAACATCTACTTCCTCCTTCAGCGTGGTTTCCAGACAGAGGAGACTGGAGCATGCAGCCTCCAGGGCTGTGAATGCAGGAATACCTTACGATGGATTGAACTTGTTATAATAGCACATTTcttatggaataaaaaaaaaaaaaagccgaatCGAGcagtttattttttctgttccggtgtTCAccgtatagattttttttatattttaatagtttggacttttcagacatggcgatatgtaatatgttaattttttttatatgtggaattgggaaagggggtgatttatacatattttggtgggtttttaaataaaataaaaaaagttttacactttttatttcataataatttcccccttaggggctagaacctgggatcttttcaccctcttgtcctattcaccctgagaaCAGTAtcctccccattgctcagatAGTAATTAgtatatggagcaggagacagtaatggggggcacagcgggcgaacggagtagcgcccaggaataataagtGCTGGGaaatccctgggcaccgctctgtgtagcctgctacttaaagtctggacccatataaggtggtctttaacacataatacaggaggcaggtgacggcagcagaatcacatagctggcaccctgcctctgacagggagctgccagTACCTGCCCCCTGTATTAagagttaattatcattggtggtgcagtgggccCTCAAGCCCACAATTTGTGGAACAGTGCACccacccctctcaaccccccagtattaaaatcattggtggcagtggccactggGTCCCCATCTcttcattggtggttcagtggcagcttctgataggagctccagcagtgtaatcctggggctcccatctgttaccatggcaaccaggacactgcTGAAGCC
This is a stretch of genomic DNA from Bufo gargarizans isolate SCDJY-AF-19 chromosome 3, ASM1485885v1, whole genome shotgun sequence. It encodes these proteins:
- the HABP4 gene encoding intracellular hyaluronan-binding protein 4; protein product: MKPVQGSPVSVTMQEAFGCAVANRFFQLLDDESDPLDFLHQTSSELGHKKKKEETPVKKAGTQKSNKKESQKDRKANANTESPDLKPTPKQPVPKVTQNEKRGTEVERSERRTAFREFRPNVIEKPLEYSIENFEKEKQVRSWVSNQRGGTRGRGRGGFSRSVENENQRGKRDFDRHSGSDKTRIKAEDKRGGGGPHNWGSFKDAFSEAEPAPMENSEAMEPVDTTGEEQEVKMPDENIEDSAKEMSLDEWKCMQDQSRPKIEFNLRKPDSSVLSKAVVIHKSKFTDYSKENEEDYNSGIRKPVNDITSQLDINFGSLPRPGRGGRGGGRGRVRREEAFPHEVCHAHEFVFNADEDFPALM